AAATGGAATGTTTCTTAATTCAAATTCGATCTCTAAGCACTCCTGGTACACTGCTTCAAGATGTCCTGGACCTATAAAATTATGAACCTCCATTGCAGCCCCAATAATTGCATGAGTCATCGGATCTTTTATCATGTATTAAAATAGACTTTGTTCTGTTAGATTTTATAAAACATTTATGTTTCTTTATCTGTGTCATCTGTGAAATCTGTGGTTCCACAGATCCTAATCAATGCTCATGCTCCTTAAATTCCATCGCACCGCCATACAATGCACTAGCTCCTCCTGTTAACTGGCTCTGGGAGTCGATAAGGAAGTTTGCTGTTGTAACTACTTTATTATCTTCTTCTAGCCCGTCCAGGACTGGGTAATAATCACCTGCCTTCGGGCCAAGAATGACCTCTTTTCCTGCATATTGCCCATTGCCTTTATCAAGATAGACGATCTTTCGTATGCCAGTATCTAATACGGCTGTGGTAGGAATAGCGAGTACTTGTGTGGTCTTTTCCAAACGCATTCCACATTTTGGACAGTCTCCAGGTTTATCAGAGGTTACTTCCGGATGCATGGGGCAGGCATAAACAACACGTTTCTTAAATTCAGCCTTTTTGACCTTTATCCCCAACCCATCTTTCATCTCCCATTGACCCATAGGCCTTTTACATTGATCGCATTCGCCAGGTTTATCAGAGGTCATACAGGCCATAGGACACATATATACAAATTTTTGTTTTTCTTCACCTTCTGGTGTATTTACCGTTACACTTGTTTGTACCAACATACCACACATGGGACATAACTGAGGTGCCGTAGTTGGATCCAACGCCTGTGGACAAATGCATGTCTGCTTTTCTCCTGAAACCTCAATTGGTATCTCTCTTTCTTCAAGCCTCATACCACATACAGGACAATCGCCATCAGTCTTTGCGGTATGACACTCCATGGGACATACGTATGCCGTTTCTGTTTTGACCTCAGGTTCTTTTTTTGCCATTTCAGTTTTTCTTGTAATATCAGGGGTAGGCTTGGAGACAGGGACTTTTTCTAATTTCATGCCACAAACAGGACATTCTCCAGGCTCCTTGGATCTATGGCATTTCATGGGACATACGTATTCATATTCGATCTCTCCTTGTTGTTCTGCAAAAGCAACAACTGCGGCGGGTTCAGCTTGAATAGGGGGTCTCTTTACAAATGGCGCATTATCTTCGGGACATATACCCGGTCTGCTCGATTTTATTTCAGGGTGATTAGGACAAAAATAATCTAGCCCGCTCACATAGGTATCACCCTCTTTGGTAAGTTCTTCAATCGGCACACGTATGCGGGCATTGACGTACATAGCGGGTTTCAGTTTAAATTGTGGATTAGGGATGTCGCAACGCATTCTTACAGAGCGTGTCTTATCATCCAGGAATGGTTCAATAAACGTTATCTTTCCTATAAAGGCCTCTCCCGGATAGGTCGGTGTTGTAACCTCTACCTCTTGTCCGACCTTAACCCATGACATCTCGTACTCATAAACATTAGCCATCATCCATACATTTGAGAGATTCGCAATCGTATATATCACATCGCCCTGCATAACATATTGACCTTCCAGTGCTTTCCTTTCTGTTACAATACCACTGACAGGGGCGTAGATAATAGTATGCTGCCTTACCTTTTTCTCTTTTGCAAGCTCCTCAATCTGTTTTTCCGTTAATCCCCACCATAATAATCTTCTTTTTGATGCTTCGAGAAGTGATTTTCCTCCTTGTACTACTTCATCAAAAGTACTATCCCCGGTTTTTTCGGCAGTTTCTAACGCCAAGAGATATTCTTCCTGTGTAGAGACGAGATCTGGACTATATATCCAAACCATAGCCTCGCCCTTAATGACCTGCGTACCGGTAAAGTCAACAAAAAGCCTGTCAATCCTGCTTGGAACCCATGCAGCGACAGTTGCTTTAAGTCTTTCGTCATATTCAATTAACCCTACCGTATATATATCCTTGGTAAGCGATCGAAAACTAACAACATCTGTTTTGACCTGTGCCAATGCACGGGCTCGTTCACCCAACTCTATCGTAGCTACAGCACCCTCTTCCTCTACGCCTGTACCTTTTTCATATACCGGAATGAGATCCATAGCGCAAATCGGGCATTTACCAGGCTTGTCCATTTTAACTGATGGGTGCATACCACAGGTCCAATACAGGATTTTCTTCTCTTTTGCTTCTCCTTTTACCTCTTTCTTCGCTTCTTCTGCGTATGCAGAGGGAACAAGATCTGATACATCCTGGAGAGACTTATGGCAATCCGTCTCTGCTGTGTGAGGTATATAAGTACCAAAAAGTAAAATGAAAACAATAGGCAAAAGTCTTAGAAAATGCGTGCTATACAGAAACTTTTGTTTAAAGGACATACATCACTCCTTCACAGTGTATCGTGTATTATCCCTCTAACTTCAGAGATGAATATTGTAAGAATAGGGGATAATCGTTTGTTATAAAATGGCTTATATTTTTCTATCAGTTCTGCAAATTCCCGGAGAATAGTATAGTTATTGTGTCAATTGTATACCCGTAGCTCTTTCCAGATTTGCCAAATTTTGTTCAAAATCAATAAGCGCCCTGTGGTAAAGTAATTTTGCATTCAGAAGAGTTCTCTGACTATCAATGAGGGTTAGGAAATCTACCCTGCCTGCCTCATATCCAATACGCGCAGCCTTTAACGATTGCTCTGCCTGCGGAATTACACCGGTTTTATACAGGTTTATGGTACTCTCGGATGCTTGTAACCTCACGAGAAGATCTTTAACCTCAAATAATGTCTTATTATTAATAAAGCGATAATCTGACTTAGCGGCTTTGAGGGTTTCTTTGGTTTCCTTAACCTTTGACCGGTTCTTCGGCCATAGCCACGGGACATTAATTGTAATAGCCGATGCCCATGTATCAGAACTTTTATCCTCTTGCATGTACTCCACCATCGGTTCAAAATCCGAGAAGTAATAATCCTTTTTCGAAAGTTTTACCTCTGCTTCGCTCCTCTTAATAAGGTGATCAAACCTTTTCAGCTCCGGCCGGTTTTTTATGGCAATATCCTCCAGCTCTTTGATCGTTAAACGTAAACTATGCTTTTCAAAAGGGCGCGGTTTTCCCAGGGGCGCTTCTGTAGGTCTGTCTAATAGTATATTTAATCGGGCAACCATAGATTCACTCTCTTTATTTAAAACAATGATATTGTTAGCTAAGGTAGATAGTTCAACCTGTGCTGCAAGCACATCTCTTTGGGTAGCCGTACCTACAGCATATTTTTCCTGGGTAATTGTAGCAAACCTGCGCAGTAAACCCCTGATTTCTTCGGTAATATCAATCGCGGTGTTGATATAAGAGAGTTCATAAAAAGCCGATTTTACCAGGGCTAAAATCTCTTGTATTTTCGATTGAAGTTCTTTTTCCACCATATGTGCATCTTCTGTGGCTATTTCACCTCTGAGGCGCAATTTCCCGGGAAAGGGTATCTTCTGTGATACGCCGTAACGCTGTTGAAGCATATCGGTTTGGCCATTAATATTGAGGGGGTGATTGGACATATCAAAAGAACCGATGCGAATATTGGGATCATCTAAAGATTTGGCTTGTGGAATCTTTGCTTTTGCAGCATGTAAGCGTTTTTGGGCAGCTATAATTTCTGGATTATGTTCCTTCGCTTCTTGAATCAACCACTTTAAATCTAACGGAGCATCGGCCTCATTCATCTCAACAACGTTCTTACTATTCATCGCATGTTGAGCCGGGTTATTCTTTTCCTGGGCAATAGCATCGGCACATAAGATGAATAAGATACATGAAAAAAGAGGTATTTTTAATGGTATTTCACGTATGTTTCGAAATATAATTATCCACATTTTATCATATGACATGTTTTGGTTTTACAATCTCCTGGATGTGCAGGAGTAAAGAACTTACAGATTAAAGATAAACACAGTATTACGGCAATAAAAAGCGATAAAAGGCAAGAAGAATAGAGAGAAGTCCTGGCAAAGCAGGAGGGAGCCATTTGAGGTTCCAACAAGCGCCTTATTCGATCCTCTACAATATTTTGCCCTTTGAAAGAGATGGCCAACGGATACAGTTTTGTCGCTCTGTTAGATTTGCATAACTTAACGAGTGCGCTTGCAAGCTCTAATGGTTCTTTAGAGAAATATATAGCATTATCATCAGCTGCTTTTTCAGATGCTGAGGAGAACAGGTGTAACAGATAACGATTAACCGGAAGAAAGAAATTGAGTGCGTAGAGTATCTGTATAACAAATAACTTCAGTGGATCTTTATTCTTTTTGTGATGGATTTCGTGGAGGATTACAGCGAGGATCTCCTTTTCTGTTAGATATGAGCATATACCCAGAGATAGGTAGACCTTCGGCTTCAGCAAACCTAGCGTAAAAGCACTGCGTAATTCATTATTGTCTAAAAGCATAAGCTGATGAGAAACCTGTGCAGAGTTTGCAATACTTTTTAATTTCGGATGGTTTTCAATGGAAATAGATGGTAAGGAGCGGATAAAGCTGTAGTTCCGGAATAACAGGAAAAACGTTTTATAGATAGCTAAACATATCCCAACAAAAAATATTACTACGCAGGCCCAGGGAAGTACTGTGGTGAAGGTATGTAAAGTAAAAATACAGTTTGAGCAAATACTCCTGCAGCATGTGATAGATTCATAGGCGGCCTTCGTATCACTGACATACCCTTTGACGCCAAATACAATACCCGTAATTATTATAGACGATACGATAAAGTTAATACATACTATCAGCGCAAAAGAGATTTGTGCTTTTCCTTGTTGAGTTCCAACTGAGTGTTTCATAAAACTATTTCTGAGATTTATTTTGTCTCTTTGATTCAATTAATTTGGAAAAATACTCTAATGTATCCAGGTTCATTTGTGCCATATAATCCATAAAATGTGCCATTACTGAATGAGGAGAAAGTTCGGAAGCCCCTTCCATAACCTTTTTAGATACAAATTCAAAAAACTGTTCTTTGTCATAAATTGGTGTATAAAAATAGCTCTTTCTCACCTTTTTCCTTTTCAGAAATCCCTTATTAACGAGCCGGTTCGTAACAGTAATTACGGCAGAGTAAGAAATATTCTTGTTAACGGGAAAAGCTTTTAGTATATCCCTTACGCTGGACTCTCCACAGTTCCACAAAGCTTCCATTATATCCTTCTCCAATAGACCCAATACCTGGTTTATGCCTTCCTTGAAAGGATTGAAATGAAATTTTAGTTGTTTGCTCATGCTTGGTTCTTTTCAATAATAGATAAAACGGTTTTTATAAGTAAATACGTATCAAGATTATTATATTCTACACAGCGTAGAATATTCAAGAAGAATGTATAAAATTTTTGTATTCTGTGTAAATTAAAAAATTTTATAAATTTTCCTGTACTTCTCTTATAAAATTTACTAATTTTATAGTTAACATTGCTTCTTTTGGATTTATATAACTTGTTTTTCAATGATAGATATTCATACACACATACTGCCGATGATAGATGATGGTCCTGCAACAATACAAGAATCGATAGAAATGTGTAGGATTGCGGTAAATGAAGGAATAAAAAAGATGATAGCTACACCTCATGTGCAAAGTAAGGTAGATAACGAGGGTACAATATTTGAGAAAATAGATATATTAAATAAAGCATTGAAACAAGAGGGTTTGGACCTGGTAATATTTCCAGGGGCTGAGTTGCATTTGAACGACCAACTATTACATGCCGATGTTTTAAAAGAAAGTCGTATGCTCACCTTAAATGGTAATAAGAAATACATTCTTTTAGAATTTTCGTTTCAGTGGGTGCCTCCGGAAGCAGAACAGATTATTTTTGCATTGAAGACGATGGGATTTACCCCAATTTTACCTCATCTTGAGAGAAATTTCAGAGTTCAAAACAACCTGGTATTCTGATGCGTTTTGTGGAGTTAGGCGCTATTTTACAAGTAACAGCACAGAGTATTGTAGGGAATTTTGGTAGGGCTTCGAAGAAATGCGTATTGTGGATGTTAAGGAATAGTCTCGTGCATGTAATTGCTTCTGATGCCCATTCTCCCATTGGAAGACCTCCGGTACTTTCCCATGCCTTAAAGGTTGTATCTGCCATGCTCGGTGAAGATTCAGCCAGAAAGATGGTGCTGGACCATCCAAAAATGATATTAGAAGGCATACCATTTGTTAGTTAATCCTTCATAGAGTCAAAGGCAGTTATTCAAGACATCATCGTCTCTATCCTTACTGTATTCGGTATCTCCAGAAGATGGCCGATCTTTATTTTCTATGAGAAAATTTTTAAGAAAAGAGGAGGATAAGTGAAAATACTTGTGACTGGAGGAGCTGGTTTTATTGCATCTCATTTAGTAGATAAATTGATTGCGGAAGGGCACCAGGTAGTTGTTATTGATAACCTTTCTGCCGGACGGAGGGAAAATATTCATACGAATGCGATATTTTATAAAATAGATATTTGTGATGCTGTTGCGCTGGAAGAAGTGTTTAAGCAGGAGAGGCCAGAGATTGTCGATCATCATGCTGCTCATGTTAATGTACGCAAATCAGTAGAGATGCCAGTTTATGATGCGAACATTAACATTCTTGGTTCGTTGAATCTTTGTGAATTATCTAAGAAATATAAGATTCAGAAATTTATCTATGTCTCAACAGGAGGAGCTGTTTACGGAGAACCCAAGGATTTACCCGTCAAAGAAACTTGCCCTGTTGAGCCACTTTCTCAGTATGGTGTAAGTAAGCATACGGTAGAGCATTATTTGTCTATTTTTTATAAACTATACAATTTGAATTTCACCATTTTAAGATATCCGAATGTATATGGTCCAAGGCAGTCTCCGCATGGTGAGGCAGGGGTGGTTGCAATCTTTAGCGAGCTGATACTTCAGAATGCACGCCCTACCATTTTTGGCGATGGTTCTAAGACAAGAGATTACGTTTACGTAGATGATATTATCAGGGCAAATCTCATTGTCTTGAATAATGTAGGAAATGGCGAGATTTATAATCTGGGATGGGGGAAGGAAATCTCCGACTTGGAAGTATTTCAGGCAGTTAGAAGGGCGTTAAAATCAGATATTGAGCCTATTTTTAGTGAAAAAAGACCAGGAGAAATTGATCATATCAGTCTGGATAGTTCAAAAGCATTAAAAGAGTTAAACTGGAGACCAGAGGCTACCTTTGATGAAGGTGTTGCCTTAGCAACACAATATTATCAACGCTTACAAAAGACCCGTTAGGGCAAAGGAGTGAGGTACGAGGTATAAGGCTAATCTGCAATAAGAAGGTCCCCCTTAATTTCTAAGGAGGAACCAATCTTAAGGCAAGGGATTAAGATAAAAGAGTAATTATCGTTTTGTCCACTGGAAGCTCTTTCGTGCTCCCTTCTGGCCATATTTTTTCCGTTCTTTCATCCTGCTATCTCTGGTTAAAAAACCTTCATTACGTAAATTATCTACAAGAGAAGAGTCTGATTTCGATAAAGCGCGTGCAATACCAAGGGATATAGCGCCAGCCTGACCTGTTATACCTCCTCCCTGGACATTTATCAATACATCGAATTCTCCTAACCTATTCGTGGTTTTTAAAGGAGACATGACGATACCTCTATCCCGTTCTATAGGAAAGTACGCATCTAAATCCAGATTATTCACCATAATCTTTCCATCTCCTTTTTTCAATCGTACCCTTGCAATAGAGGTTTTACGTCTTCCTGTGCCCCAAATATATTGTTTTTCAGCCATTTTATCTCCTTCTAATTACGAATAATCAACTCTTTTGGTTGTTGCGCCTGGTGTGGGTGCTCGGTACCTGCATAAATTTTTAGTTTTCTTAACATTGCTTTCCCCAATCTTGATCTGGGTAACATTCTTTTTACTGAACGGTTAAATACTTTTTCAGGCGCTGTTTCCAGGGTTTTTCCAACCATCCGCTTTCTTAAACCACTTTGGAAACCAGTTACATAATAGTGAATTTTCTCATCCATCTTTTTCCCGGTAAGTTTTACCTTGCTGGCATTGGTAATAATAACAAAATCTCCCACATCAACATGGGGAGTATATTCAGGCTTATGTTTACCCTGAAGAACTCTTGATACTGTGGTTAACATCCTGCCTAAGACCTTATCCTCAGCATCGACTATATACCAATTCCTTTTTACATTCTCTTTTTTAGCCATAAAAGTATTCATTGTATACATTCCTTCAACTGTTAAAATTAAAAAGCGCCTTACATAAGGATAAGGCGCTTTTAAGTTATAAAGCTAATACTAGGTATCAATAAAAAAATTTATTATCTTTTGCAATTACAACTTCCACCAGATTTTCCAACACAATGGCTACAGGGGCAACCCTCCGGACATTGGCAAGAACCGGCAATTACAGATTTAACAAGCATCGGTACGTTCGTTAACCCAATTCCACATATAAGCGTACCAAACAGTATTAATGAAATCCGTAACGTCTTCATTAATCATATCTCCTTTTTAGAAATGATCGTATGTCAAGCAACCAAGCTACGATGTACTAACAGAAGGTCTCTGATAAAACTCACAAATTTATATCAGAATGTATCCCGTTTGTCAATTATATTTTTATCTTTTTGTTTGATTAAATTTTGGTTGACATGCTGATGGGTTATTATTACCATTAGCTAGTCAAGATTTTATAGTAATAATTTAGCTTATATTTTTCTCTTTTTCTATGATAAATCTATACATGGCACAAGACATCTTAGCTGATTTAAGTACTTTGAATGTGAATACACCGATAGTGGATATTGAGGGTATTCGGACTATTATACCACATCGTTATGAAATGGAACAACTTAACGGTATTCTGAAATTCGATATGGAGCAGGGTATCATTGTAGGATATAAAGATATTTCAAATAATGAATTTTGGGTACGCGGGCATATTCCCGGCCGGCCCCTCATGCCAGGGGTAATTATGTTGGAAGCTGCTGCGCAGTTATGCACCTATTATTACAAACAAGCGACAAAGGACGATAGATTCCTCGGTTTTGGTGGTATAGATAAAGTTAAGTTTCGGGGGAAGGTTATTCCTGGCGATAGACTTATTCTGATTGCAAAAAATAAGGAACTACGCTCGCGAAGGGCCATCTTTGATACACAGGGGGTGGTAGACGGAAAGCTCGTTTTTGAGGGCGTTATTATTGGTATGGTCGTTTAAGATGACGGAAAGGCTTAAGATAGCTGAAAGGTAAATTTAAGATCTTTGATTCTAAAAGATCTTTGATATGCTTGATACAATAATCAGGTTTTATGTGTTTTTCCTGCTCTTTCAAATACGCCTTATAATGTCTCCCATGTTC
The genomic region above belongs to Candidatus Jettenia caeni and contains:
- a CDS encoding outer membrane efflux protein; the encoded protein is MWIIIFRNIREIPLKIPLFSCILFILCADAIAQEKNNPAQHAMNSKNVVEMNEADAPLDLKWLIQEAKEHNPEIIAAQKRLHAAKAKIPQAKSLDDPNIRIGSFDMSNHPLNINGQTDMLQQRYGVSQKIPFPGKLRLRGEIATEDAHMVEKELQSKIQEILALVKSAFYELSYINTAIDITEEIRGLLRRFATITQEKYAVGTATQRDVLAAQVELSTLANNIIVLNKESESMVARLNILLDRPTEAPLGKPRPFEKHSLRLTIKELEDIAIKNRPELKRFDHLIKRSEAEVKLSKKDYYFSDFEPMVEYMQEDKSSDTWASAITINVPWLWPKNRSKVKETKETLKAAKSDYRFINNKTLFEVKDLLVRLQASESTINLYKTGVIPQAEQSLKAARIGYEAGRVDFLTLIDSQRTLLNAKLLYHRALIDFEQNLANLERATGIQLTQ
- a CDS encoding 30S ribosomal protein S9; translation: MAEKQYIWGTGRRKTSIARVRLKKGDGKIMVNNLDLDAYFPIERDRGIVMSPLKTTNRLGEFDVLINVQGGGITGQAGAISLGIARALSKSDSSLVDNLRNEGFLTRDSRMKERKKYGQKGARKSFQWTKR
- a CDS encoding beta-hydroxyacyl-(acyl-carrier-protein) dehydratase, with protein sequence MAQDILADLSTLNVNTPIVDIEGIRTIIPHRYEMEQLNGILKFDMEQGIIVGYKDISNNEFWVRGHIPGRPLMPGVIMLEAAAQLCTYYYKQATKDDRFLGFGGIDKVKFRGKVIPGDRLILIAKNKELRSRRAIFDTQGVVDGKLVFEGVIIGMVV
- a CDS encoding UDP-glucose 4-epimerase, coding for MKILVTGGAGFIASHLVDKLIAEGHQVVVIDNLSAGRRENIHTNAIFYKIDICDAVALEEVFKQERPEIVDHHAAHVNVRKSVEMPVYDANINILGSLNLCELSKKYKIQKFIYVSTGGAVYGEPKDLPVKETCPVEPLSQYGVSKHTVEHYLSIFYKLYNLNFTILRYPNVYGPRQSPHGEAGVVAIFSELILQNARPTIFGDGSKTRDYVYVDDIIRANLIVLNNVGNGEIYNLGWGKEISDLEVFQAVRRALKSDIEPIFSEKRPGEIDHISLDSSKALKELNWRPEATFDEGVALATQYYQRLQKTR
- a CDS encoding 50S ribosomal protein L13 — its product is MNTFMAKKENVKRNWYIVDAEDKVLGRMLTTVSRVLQGKHKPEYTPHVDVGDFVIITNASKVKLTGKKMDEKIHYYVTGFQSGLRKRMVGKTLETAPEKVFNRSVKRMLPRSRLGKAMLRKLKIYAGTEHPHQAQQPKELIIRN
- a CDS encoding putative transcriptional repressor, whose product is MEALWNCGESSVRDILKAFPVNKNISYSAVITVTNRLVNKGFLKRKKVRKSYFYTPIYDKEQFFEFVSKKVMEGASELSPHSVMAHFMDYMAQMNLDTLEYFSKLIESKRQNKSQK